The DNA sequence CTGGTCCGGACCCTTGAATCCGAACGCGCTCACGTAGGCGCGCGAGGGCATCTCGTTCTGGCCCACCTCGATGTAGTCGAGGCCGTCGGAGACCACCTCGAACACCGTCTTCTTGGGGTCGATGTTCTCGCGGCCCTGATCCACGTAGCTGAGCCTGACCGTCTCGCCCACCTTGACGGTGCCGCTGTCCGGCTCCTCGAGGCCCACGATGGTCTTGAACAGGGTGGTCTTGCCCACGCCGTTGGGGCCGATGACGCCGACGATGCCGTTGCGCGGCAGCGTGAACGAGAGGTCCTTGATCAGGGTCCGGTCGCCGAAGCCCTTGGTGAGATTGTCGACCTCCACCACCACGTCGCCCAGGCGCGGGGGCGTGGGGATCTGGATCTCCTCGAAGTCCAGCTTGCGGAGCTTGTCCGCCTCGTCCGCCATCTGCTCGTAGCGCTGCAGGCGGGCCTTGTTCTTGGCCTGGCGGGCCTTCGCGCCGGAGCGCACCCAGGCGAGCTCCTCCTTGAGGCGGCGCTGCAGCTTCTGGTCCTTCTTGCCCTGCACCTCGAGGCGCTCGGCCTTCTTCTCCAGGTAGGTCGAGTAGTTGCCCTCGTACGGGTGCAGCTTGCCGCGGTCGACCTCGCAGATCCACTGCGCCACGTGGTCGAGGAAGTAGCGGTCGTGTGTGACGGCGAGCACGGCGCCCGGATAGCTCGCCAGGTGCTGCTCGAGCCACAGCACCGACTCCGCGTCCAAGTGGTTGGTCGGCTCGTCGAGCAGGAGCAGGTCCGGCTTGCTCAGCAGCAGCTTGCACAGCGCGACGCGACGGCGTTCGCCGCCGGACAGGTGCGTGACGGGCTCGTCGCCGGCCGGGCAGCGCAGGGCATCCATGGCCTGCTCGAGCTGCGAGTCCAGATCCCAGGCGTCGGCATGGTCGAGCTCCTCTTGGAGCTTGCCCATCTCCTCCATGAGCTCGTCCGAGTAGTCGGTGGCCATGAGCTCGGCGATCTCGTTGAAGCGGTCCAGCTTCACCTTGATCTCGCCGAGGCCCTCCTCGACGTTCTGCTTGACCGTCTTCTCCTCATTGAGCGGCGGCTCCTGCTGCAGGATGCCCACGGTGGCGCCCGGGTCCAGGAACGCCTCGCCGTTGCTGGGCTGGTCCAGCCCGGCCATGATCTTGAGGATGCTGGACTTGCCGGCGCCGTTGGGGCCGACGACGCCGATCTTGGCGCCGGGGTAGAAGCTCATCGTGACGTCGTCGAGGATGACTTTGTCACCGTGCGCCTTGCGCACCTTCTTCATGGTGTAGATGAACTCCGACACCTGCACACTCCCAACTGGGCTCTACGCCATACGGGGCCTACTGCGCCCTACTGATCTTCTGCCACCGGGCACTCCGCGGCGCCGTTCCGGCCGGCCCGCCGACGTCGCCTGCTCCCCCGGTGTCCGTGACCGCACGCGGACGGCCACCCGGGTCGCCACCCTACCGTGCCCGCGCAGCCCGCCGCCCGGCCGGATTCCGCGGCGAGACGCCCGTCTCAGCGCGGAACCCGGCCCCGTCGGCCCGCGTCAACGGGATCTCACGCCTCCACCGGCTCCGCCTCGCGGGGCACGTCCGGGGCCTCCGGAAGCCCTGCGTAGCCCGCCGCGCCCGGGTCCCGCTCCGGCGCCGCGCGTGTCCCTTCCTCTTCCCGAGCGGGGTGGACACCGCCGGGCTCCGCTACGTCCCCGGGCCCACTCCGGCGCTGCTGGTCGACGCGCTCCGCGAGGCATCGCGCCAGGTCCAGCCCCACGGAGACCGCACGCATCTCCATGACGCTGCGCCGCTGGCCCTCCTGCGTCGTGTACTCGCGCAGACGCACCGGGCCGTGCGCGATCACCGGCGCCCCCCTGACCACGCCGAGCGCGACACCGTTGACGAGGCGGCGCCAGCAATTCACCGTGAGGAACAGCGAACTGCCGTCGCGCCAGCTCTTGTCCTCCTCGGACCAGTACCGCGCCGTGCTGCCCAACCGGAAGCTCACGACCTCCCCCGCCGGCGTATCGCGCCGGTCCGGCTTGTTCGCCACGTTCCCGATCACCGTCATGTACGTCTCGAACACGCGCGAGACCCCCTCCCCTCAAACCGGTCCGCGCCGTGCGGC is a window from the Tomitella gaofuii genome containing:
- the ettA gene encoding energy-dependent translational throttle protein EttA — its product is MSEFIYTMKKVRKAHGDKVILDDVTMSFYPGAKIGVVGPNGAGKSSILKIMAGLDQPSNGEAFLDPGATVGILQQEPPLNEEKTVKQNVEEGLGEIKVKLDRFNEIAELMATDYSDELMEEMGKLQEELDHADAWDLDSQLEQAMDALRCPAGDEPVTHLSGGERRRVALCKLLLSKPDLLLLDEPTNHLDAESVLWLEQHLASYPGAVLAVTHDRYFLDHVAQWICEVDRGKLHPYEGNYSTYLEKKAERLEVQGKKDQKLQRRLKEELAWVRSGAKARQAKNKARLQRYEQMADEADKLRKLDFEEIQIPTPPRLGDVVVEVDNLTKGFGDRTLIKDLSFTLPRNGIVGVIGPNGVGKTTLFKTIVGLEEPDSGTVKVGETVRLSYVDQGRENIDPKKTVFEVVSDGLDYIEVGQNEMPSRAYVSAFGFKGPDQQKPAGVLSGGERNRLNLALTLKEGGNLILLDEPTNDLDVETLGSLENALESFPGCAVVISHDRWFLDRTCTHILAWEGNVAEGQWYWYEGNFEGYEANKTERLGVDASRPHRVTYRKLTRD
- a CDS encoding single-stranded DNA-binding protein, whose protein sequence is MFETYMTVIGNVANKPDRRDTPAGEVVSFRLGSTARYWSEEDKSWRDGSSLFLTVNCWRRLVNGVALGVVRGAPVIAHGPVRLREYTTQEGQRRSVMEMRAVSVGLDLARCLAERVDQQRRSGPGDVAEPGGVHPAREEEGTRAAPERDPGAAGYAGLPEAPDVPREAEPVEA